In Roseomonas sp. OT10, a single window of DNA contains:
- a CDS encoding IS1182 family transposase, producing MTKSFRPWKVDEVWLLPPSVQEFVPQGHPAHLVRDIVAEELDLSAILSAYTEPRGYPPYHPAMMVALLLYAYSRGVYSSRRIARACEERLDFQAVTALNRPDFRTISEFRRRHLPALAALFVQVLTLCRRAGLVGLGHVAVDGTKLRANASKHKAMSYARMSPAEAELAAEVEGWLAQAEGADAEEDATLGDERRGDEMPDWMRDKRHRLERIRAAKAELEAEALAAAASQPDPGTKADGSPRGRRGRKPKHPPCEPRPTAQRNFTDPESRIMKGRDGFVQAYNAGAAVDATAQVIVAHHLTNNASDQDALGPLLDAVTANTGVTPTEVSADSGYCSEANLADLDRRKIRGYVATGRAKHPDGGEDRRRGPLVSAMRQRLRRAGRRSRYRLRKQVVEPVFGQIKQARGFRQLLLRGLEKVKHEWALVCTAHNLTKLAKAPTG from the coding sequence ATGACGAAGAGCTTTCGGCCCTGGAAGGTGGACGAGGTCTGGCTGCTGCCGCCCTCGGTGCAGGAGTTCGTGCCCCAGGGGCATCCAGCGCATCTGGTCCGCGACATCGTGGCGGAGGAACTCGATCTCTCGGCCATTCTTTCGGCCTACACGGAGCCCCGTGGCTATCCGCCGTACCACCCGGCGATGATGGTGGCGCTGCTGCTCTACGCCTACAGCCGAGGCGTCTATTCGTCGCGGCGGATCGCGCGCGCCTGCGAGGAACGGCTCGACTTCCAGGCAGTAACGGCGCTGAACAGGCCGGACTTCCGCACCATCAGCGAGTTCCGCCGGCGTCACCTGCCGGCACTGGCTGCGCTCTTCGTGCAGGTGCTCACCTTGTGCCGACGCGCCGGCCTGGTCGGCCTTGGCCATGTCGCGGTGGACGGCACCAAGCTGCGGGCCAATGCCTCCAAGCACAAGGCGATGAGCTACGCCCGGATGAGCCCGGCCGAGGCCGAACTGGCGGCCGAGGTCGAGGGATGGCTGGCGCAGGCGGAGGGAGCCGACGCCGAAGAAGACGCCACTCTCGGGGACGAGCGGCGCGGCGACGAGATGCCGGACTGGATGCGCGACAAGAGGCACCGCCTGGAGCGGATCCGTGCTGCGAAGGCGGAGTTGGAGGCCGAGGCGCTTGCTGCTGCGGCCTCCCAGCCGGATCCGGGAACGAAGGCCGACGGCTCGCCGCGTGGGCGTCGCGGACGCAAGCCGAAGCATCCGCCTTGCGAGCCCAGGCCCACGGCACAGCGCAACTTCACCGATCCGGAGAGCCGGATCATGAAGGGTCGCGACGGCTTCGTGCAGGCCTACAACGCTGGGGCCGCGGTGGACGCGACGGCACAGGTGATCGTGGCGCATCACCTGACCAACAACGCCTCCGACCAGGACGCCTTGGGACCGCTGCTCGACGCGGTCACGGCCAACACCGGCGTCACGCCCACCGAGGTCTCCGCCGACAGCGGCTATTGCTCGGAGGCCAACCTGGCCGACCTCGACCGGCGCAAGATCCGCGGCTACGTCGCCACCGGTCGCGCCAAGCACCCCGATGGCGGCGAGGACCGTCGCAGAGGCCCACTGGTTTCAGCCATGCGGCAGCGGCTCAGGCGTGCCGGCCGGCGCAGCCGCTACCGGTTACGCAAGCAGGTCGTCGAACCCGTCTTTGGACAGATCAAGC
- the mobF gene encoding MobF family relaxase, producing the protein MLTFRKGAATVIPGGARAMADHLMEETLSPEAVAMGDYYTRNRAAELGAGKGPDGEPGPEAPRRGTRPQPRRDMHPGLASALGIDPHGIPTVEQVSQILAGRRADGDELVTNEAATTRSVSYIDLCFSAPKSVSLAWAFAPTEAERATILQAHRDAVDASLRYVSREIGQVRRGKAGMGGTEAGHVAWIGFEHFTARATAEVKRPDPKTGEVTTELHTLRPDRDPSGAGDPQLHTHCAVPNLVLTDGGHLGALDLKAAHGRIHEFGAFYQAQIAANLRRVGVAVELEERTGMARLPAIPEAVCEAFSKRTRDGTEAARAEAAKRGLDWDAMTPDMQVDFLKGGTKAARKNKEDDLSDFAAWRGQAAAVGWEHRGVVVPRRQGAGAPREQSRAARLEAAYEAALPFLEAEFSRASVLNGADLRAAAARALIAAGMTPGADGGRADVDALTRAMRERGVRQDGQLTGLVWGREGERDEVRVTTALHVAQEGEAVALAKAAAADRGRALSPAALAAAVERSGLDFGDDHGKAQHAAMVRLGTGGAVGVAVGVAGAGKTALLRPLVDAWKAQGDHVVGVAIAWRQAEPLKEAGVGDVAALTGFLHGVRAGRLSIGPRTVVVVDELGQVGARQMLELLRLRAEHGFRIVAVGDDKQCQGIEAGPVVNLMRRALGSEAVPEILTTRRQRTEREREIAGLFRDGKAAEALAMKRADGTAEAVPGGYDDAVRRVAELWRQRREANAGDAGFSISVTAPTNADARAVALALREERRAMGELGADVFSIRATDQAGATYNLTLAPGDRVRLFDRLNARFFDGGRGNIGNNGSVLEVRDVNADGIVLRTAAGRDGAVSWESLADKKNGRTRLAPGDVLTIDAAQGITSSEHINAMPAGSAGVQGFKGYTAESRHKDSAWLITSDGAERREVMVRRALGDARPVGEGDVWENVARNLARQPAKASALDFMDRARDVGRSAAHAMQAGFRRAEAREAAGEPRATLGAQLRDRRDGRAVSQAVERLRQAFDARWQAVRELADRLRRAGGTVLQHRGQEDRRRAEGEAGAVRDRAADNQARSRAAIERHRAPQPKQDDQARPVDAAAYWQRTAAGRNGSLRLSVRRAAQRRREEGAVAAATDRLALALDERGAVLAGMGQGRGPKPAQAQAVQGLRQGRDGAQAPASLAALSQAIPAPSPVIPPSSPRAAAAPGQRAAPRFTEADAAADFAVALHRAGLRVAGPVEMDGKMHRVPVEGDRKGQKSGTYVGHLDGWPAGYIRNHKTGTEIRWKAERPVVQMTLAERAASAAEAVARSVERARERHDTQERAARMAHRLWAAAAPAKNHPYLAAKGVKAHGLRQDRRGRLLVPVQGVDGRLWGVQRVNVDGSKLFLKGARTEGGHALIGGQPGPGMPLLVAEGYATGATLHEATGLPVAVAFNAGNLVAVAKAYRVADPTRPIIIAGDNDHHLPRRAVPLPNVGKEKAEAAAAAVGGIAAVPSFPAGDRGSDWNDSMRRNGPEHVSHAMQAALKALIASQTREAKVHRRDKLVQDATQNRGVAPRAR; encoded by the coding sequence GTGCTGACCTTCCGCAAGGGCGCAGCCACCGTCATTCCCGGCGGCGCGCGGGCGATGGCCGATCACCTGATGGAGGAGACGCTATCACCCGAGGCGGTGGCGATGGGCGACTACTACACCCGGAACCGGGCGGCCGAGCTGGGGGCCGGGAAGGGACCGGACGGCGAGCCGGGACCGGAAGCGCCGCGCCGAGGCACCCGGCCGCAGCCGCGGCGGGACATGCATCCCGGCCTGGCATCGGCGCTGGGGATCGACCCGCACGGCATCCCGACCGTCGAACAGGTGAGCCAGATCCTCGCCGGCCGGCGCGCCGACGGGGACGAGCTGGTGACGAACGAGGCCGCGACCACGCGCAGCGTCAGCTACATCGACCTATGCTTCTCCGCCCCCAAGAGCGTGAGCCTGGCATGGGCCTTCGCTCCGACCGAGGCCGAGCGGGCGACCATCCTCCAGGCGCACCGAGACGCGGTCGACGCCTCGCTGCGCTACGTGTCCCGCGAAATCGGCCAGGTCCGCCGCGGCAAGGCCGGTATGGGCGGCACCGAGGCCGGGCACGTCGCCTGGATTGGCTTCGAGCACTTCACGGCCCGGGCGACCGCCGAGGTGAAGCGGCCCGACCCCAAAACCGGCGAGGTGACGACCGAGCTGCATACCCTACGGCCCGACCGTGACCCCTCCGGGGCCGGCGATCCGCAGCTCCACACCCATTGCGCGGTGCCCAACCTGGTTCTGACGGATGGCGGTCACCTGGGCGCCCTGGACCTCAAGGCCGCGCACGGGCGCATCCACGAGTTCGGTGCCTTCTACCAGGCGCAGATCGCCGCGAACCTGCGGCGCGTCGGGGTGGCGGTGGAGCTGGAGGAGCGCACCGGGATGGCCAGGCTGCCGGCCATCCCGGAGGCGGTCTGCGAGGCGTTCAGCAAGCGCACCCGCGACGGCACCGAGGCGGCGCGGGCGGAGGCAGCCAAGCGCGGCCTCGATTGGGACGCTATGACACCGGACATGCAGGTGGACTTCCTCAAGGGCGGCACGAAGGCGGCCCGCAAGAACAAGGAGGACGACCTCAGCGACTTCGCCGCTTGGCGCGGCCAGGCCGCGGCCGTCGGCTGGGAGCACCGCGGCGTCGTGGTGCCACGACGCCAAGGCGCCGGGGCGCCACGGGAGCAGAGCCGGGCGGCCCGCCTGGAAGCTGCCTATGAAGCGGCGTTGCCCTTCCTCGAAGCCGAGTTCTCCCGCGCCTCGGTCCTCAACGGGGCGGACCTGCGCGCCGCGGCGGCCCGCGCCCTCATCGCGGCCGGCATGACGCCGGGGGCGGACGGAGGCCGGGCGGACGTGGACGCCCTGACGCGGGCCATGCGCGAGCGCGGGGTGCGCCAGGATGGCCAGCTCACGGGGCTGGTGTGGGGGAGGGAGGGCGAGCGCGACGAGGTGCGGGTGACGACGGCGCTGCACGTCGCCCAGGAAGGCGAGGCCGTGGCCCTGGCCAAGGCCGCCGCGGCGGATCGCGGCCGTGCCCTGTCCCCCGCTGCCCTGGCTGCCGCGGTGGAGCGCAGCGGCTTGGACTTTGGTGACGACCACGGGAAGGCGCAGCACGCGGCCATGGTGCGCCTCGGCACGGGCGGCGCCGTGGGCGTGGCGGTGGGCGTGGCCGGGGCGGGCAAGACCGCCCTGCTGCGCCCGCTGGTGGATGCCTGGAAGGCGCAGGGCGACCACGTGGTGGGCGTGGCCATCGCCTGGCGCCAGGCCGAGCCACTGAAGGAGGCCGGGGTAGGGGATGTCGCGGCGCTCACGGGCTTCTTGCATGGGGTTCGTGCCGGTCGCCTCTCGATCGGGCCACGGACGGTGGTGGTGGTGGACGAGCTGGGGCAGGTGGGTGCCCGGCAGATGCTGGAGCTGCTGCGGCTGCGCGCGGAGCACGGGTTCCGCATCGTCGCGGTCGGCGACGACAAGCAATGCCAGGGCATCGAGGCCGGGCCGGTGGTCAACCTGATGCGCCGGGCGCTGGGATCGGAGGCGGTGCCGGAAATCCTCACCACGCGCCGGCAGCGCACCGAGCGCGAGCGCGAGATCGCCGGGCTGTTCCGCGACGGCAAGGCGGCCGAGGCGCTGGCCATGAAGCGCGCGGACGGCACGGCCGAGGCGGTGCCGGGGGGCTACGACGACGCCGTGCGACGGGTGGCCGAGCTGTGGCGGCAGCGGCGCGAGGCGAACGCCGGCGATGCGGGGTTCTCGATCAGCGTCACGGCGCCAACGAACGCCGACGCCCGCGCCGTAGCCCTGGCGCTGCGCGAGGAACGCCGGGCGATGGGCGAGCTGGGGGCGGACGTGTTCAGCATTCGCGCGACCGACCAGGCCGGCGCCACCTACAACCTGACCTTGGCACCGGGCGACCGGGTGCGGCTGTTCGACCGCCTCAACGCCCGGTTTTTCGACGGCGGCCGGGGCAACATCGGCAACAACGGCAGCGTGCTCGAAGTCCGCGATGTGAACGCGGACGGGATCGTGCTGCGGACGGCCGCGGGCCGCGACGGCGCGGTGTCGTGGGAAAGCCTGGCCGACAAGAAGAACGGCCGCACGCGGCTGGCGCCGGGCGACGTGCTGACCATCGACGCCGCCCAGGGCATCACCAGCAGCGAGCACATCAACGCCATGCCGGCGGGATCGGCGGGGGTGCAGGGCTTTAAGGGCTACACGGCCGAGAGCCGGCATAAGGACTCCGCCTGGCTCATCACCTCGGACGGGGCCGAGCGGCGCGAGGTGATGGTGCGCCGCGCCTTGGGGGATGCCCGGCCGGTGGGCGAGGGCGACGTGTGGGAGAACGTGGCGCGGAATCTGGCGCGACAGCCGGCGAAGGCGTCGGCGCTCGATTTCATGGACCGCGCCCGCGACGTCGGCCGCAGCGCCGCGCACGCCATGCAGGCCGGCTTCCGCCGGGCCGAGGCACGGGAGGCGGCCGGCGAACCGCGGGCGACGCTGGGAGCGCAGCTCCGCGACCGGCGCGACGGCCGGGCGGTGAGCCAGGCGGTGGAGCGGCTGCGGCAGGCGTTCGATGCCCGCTGGCAGGCGGTGCGCGAGCTGGCCGACCGGCTGCGGCGGGCCGGCGGGACCGTTCTGCAGCATCGTGGGCAGGAGGACCGGCGGCGGGCCGAGGGTGAGGCGGGGGCGGTGCGCGACCGGGCGGCGGACAACCAAGCGCGCAGCCGGGCGGCGATCGAGCGGCACCGGGCGCCCCAGCCGAAGCAGGACGATCAGGCGCGGCCGGTGGACGCGGCGGCCTACTGGCAGCGCACGGCGGCGGGAAGGAACGGGTCGCTACGATTGAGCGTGCGGCGAGCAGCGCAGCGCAGGCGCGAGGAGGGCGCTGTGGCCGCGGCCACGGACCGCTTGGCGCTTGCTTTGGACGAGCGCGGCGCCGTCCTAGCGGGCATGGGGCAGGGCAGGGGTCCGAAGCCCGCCCAGGCCCAGGCGGTCCAGGGGCTGCGCCAGGGTCGCGACGGGGCACAGGCCCCCGCCAGCCTCGCGGCGCTGTCTCAGGCCATCCCCGCGCCGTCCCCGGTTATCCCCCCATCCTCCCCGCGCGCCGCCGCAGCTCCGGGACAGCGTGCGGCGCCGCGCTTCACCGAGGCTGATGCCGCGGCGGACTTCGCCGTGGCCCTGCACCGGGCCGGGCTGCGCGTCGCTGGACCGGTGGAGATGGATGGGAAGATGCACAGGGTTCCTGTGGAGGGGGACCGGAAGGGGCAGAAGTCAGGAACCTACGTCGGGCATCTGGACGGTTGGCCGGCGGGCTACATCCGCAACCATAAGACCGGCACCGAGATCCGCTGGAAGGCCGAGCGGCCGGTAGTACAGATGACGCTGGCCGAGCGGGCGGCGTCCGCGGCCGAGGCCGTGGCCAGATCCGTGGAGCGGGCGCGCGAGCGACACGACACCCAAGAGCGGGCGGCAAGGATGGCGCACCGCCTATGGGCCGCGGCAGCGCCGGCCAAAAATCACCCCTATCTCGCGGCCAAGGGCGTGAAGGCGCACGGGCTGCGGCAGGACAGGCGCGGCCGGCTGTTGGTGCCAGTGCAGGGAGTGGACGGGCGGCTTTGGGGGGTGCAGCGGGTGAACGTGGACGGGTCCAAGCTGTTCCTGAAAGGGGCCAGAACTGAGGGCGGGCACGCGTTGATCGGTGGCCAGCCGGGGCCGGGGATGCCGCTGCTGGTGGCAGAGGGATACGCCACGGGGGCGACACTCCACGAGGCGACTGGGCTACCGGTGGCCGTGGCCTTCAACGCCGGGAACCTAGTGGCTGTGGCGAAGGCATACCGGGTGGCCGACCCAACGCGGCCCATCATCATCGCTGGGGACAACGACCACCACTTGCCGAGGCGGGCGGTGCCGCTGCCGAACGTCGGGAAGGAGAAGGCCGAAGCTGCCGCGGCGGCAGTGGGCGGTATTGCCGCAGTGCCGTCATTTCCCGCCGGGGACCGAGGTAGTGATTGGAATGATTCGATGCGGAGGAATGGCCCTGAACACGTCAGTCACGCGATGCAGGCGGCCCTAAAGGCGTTGATTGCTTCGCAAACCCGAGAGGCAAAGGTGCACCGGCGTGACAAGCTGGTGCAGGATGCAACGCAGAATCGCGGCGTTGCTCCACGAGCGCGCTGA
- a CDS encoding type IV secretory system conjugative DNA transfer family protein: protein MSERRRLPSPGRLVAWGLLLAILALLWTAAASAVFLWGTGLVRYFPFQGTAWIGQWWSYALFAPPHPIVGRWLMFGAGAPTVFLGLVIYRLVQLRGGRVTRPGKVVRGSTDNHGHAEWMSMKEARDRFPGPHPDFGGVVVGEAYRVDQDKVAKLAFDPEKRETWGQGGKAALLVDPCKIGPTHSLVFAGSGGFKTVSAASTLVHWTGAAVVLDPSRELGPMLAAAREGMGHKVVSLEPGMPGGINVLDWIDVTHPLAETNVHAVVGWIFGEAEGGSSDADKFFRNWGKQLVACLLAHMLWDDTMPAAAKTLRTLRAGIVTPEDQMRDVLEGIHTGSNSPMARDIAGTIKKIVSETFSGIYGNATGDTAWLSVAAYADLVSGGAEGAEPSCGTAELTEGKLTVFLQIPLKVLRDTPAVGRVLVGALLNALYEADGAVQGRVLFMLDEVRRLGPMKILEVARDAGRKYGITLQLLYQAEDQLVEQWGRQGRNAWFDSVSWRMYAAVQNTDTAKSVSDAAGGHSVMAESEGRNDGSQGKPLEAGSHSKGTSMNRHEIARALIRPDELMQDVRGDEAFVFARGSKPLRCGRAIYFRRPELRVVIEASRFQKQAAE from the coding sequence ATGAGCGAACGTCGCCGCCTCCCCTCCCCCGGCCGCTTGGTGGCCTGGGGCCTGCTGCTGGCCATCCTCGCCCTGCTCTGGACCGCCGCGGCCTCGGCCGTGTTCCTGTGGGGCACCGGCCTGGTCCGCTACTTCCCGTTCCAGGGGACCGCCTGGATCGGCCAGTGGTGGAGCTACGCCCTGTTCGCGCCGCCCCACCCCATTGTCGGCCGATGGCTGATGTTCGGCGCCGGGGCGCCCACCGTGTTCCTCGGCTTGGTGATCTACCGCCTTGTGCAGCTACGCGGCGGGCGCGTCACCCGCCCCGGCAAGGTCGTCCGGGGCAGCACCGACAACCACGGGCACGCCGAGTGGATGAGCATGAAGGAGGCCCGCGACCGCTTCCCTGGCCCGCATCCCGACTTCGGCGGGGTGGTCGTGGGCGAGGCTTACCGGGTGGATCAGGACAAGGTGGCCAAGCTCGCCTTTGACCCCGAGAAGCGCGAGACCTGGGGCCAGGGCGGTAAGGCCGCGCTGCTGGTGGACCCTTGCAAGATCGGCCCGACGCATAGCCTGGTGTTCGCCGGCTCCGGCGGCTTCAAGACCGTCTCGGCCGCCTCCACCCTCGTCCACTGGACCGGCGCCGCCGTCGTGCTCGATCCCTCGCGCGAGCTGGGGCCAATGCTCGCCGCGGCCCGCGAGGGCATGGGGCACAAGGTCGTCTCCCTGGAACCCGGCATGCCGGGTGGGATCAACGTCCTCGACTGGATCGACGTGACCCACCCCCTCGCGGAAACCAACGTTCACGCCGTGGTGGGCTGGATCTTCGGGGAGGCCGAGGGTGGCAGCTCCGACGCCGACAAGTTCTTCCGTAACTGGGGCAAGCAGCTCGTCGCCTGCCTCCTCGCCCATATGCTGTGGGACGACACCATGCCCGCGGCGGCCAAGACCCTCCGGACCCTGCGCGCCGGCATCGTCACCCCCGAGGACCAGATGCGCGACGTGCTGGAAGGCATCCACACCGGGTCGAACAGCCCCATGGCGCGCGACATTGCCGGCACCATCAAGAAGATCGTTTCCGAGACGTTCTCGGGCATCTACGGCAACGCCACGGGCGACACCGCTTGGCTATCCGTCGCGGCCTACGCCGATCTTGTCTCGGGCGGCGCCGAGGGCGCGGAACCCTCCTGCGGGACCGCCGAGCTGACGGAGGGCAAGCTGACAGTGTTCCTGCAAATCCCGCTCAAGGTGCTGCGCGACACCCCCGCGGTCGGCCGCGTGCTCGTTGGAGCGCTGCTGAACGCGCTCTACGAGGCGGACGGCGCTGTGCAGGGCCGCGTGCTGTTTATGCTCGATGAGGTCCGCCGCCTGGGGCCGATGAAAATTCTGGAGGTCGCCCGCGACGCCGGCCGCAAGTACGGCATCACCCTGCAACTGCTTTACCAAGCCGAGGACCAGCTCGTGGAGCAGTGGGGCCGCCAGGGTCGCAACGCCTGGTTCGATAGCGTGAGCTGGCGCATGTATGCCGCCGTGCAGAACACCGACACAGCGAAGTCGGTTTCCGACGCAGCCGGTGGGCACTCGGTCATGGCCGAGAGCGAAGGCCGCAACGACGGCAGCCAGGGCAAGCCCCTGGAGGCCGGCTCGCACTCCAAGGGCACCAGCATGAACCGGCACGAGATAGCCCGTGCCTTAATTCGGCCGGATGAACTGATGCAGGACGTGCGCGGCGACGAGGCATTCGTCTTTGCCCGCGGTTCCAAGCCGCTGCGCTGCGGGCGGGCGATCTACTTCCGTCGACCCGAGCTGCGGGTAGTTATCGAGGCCAGCCGCTTCCAGAAACAGGCAGCGGAATAG
- the virB11 gene encoding P-type DNA transfer ATPase VirB11 encodes MHAAAQLDFALAPVAGALADPRTEELCVNRPGEFWLRQGGRFERHAAPELDFDMLEGVAILAGALRNQNVGAEHPLCSTDLPSGHRLQVVLPPAVPPTTVSLTFRRPSDSVAALSDLAGRYDTSRWNRWDRRREQRQADSAGLLELFDSGDAVAFFRGLVRARRNVLFCGATGGGKTTLSKTLTSEIPRTERILTIEDALELVVPHGNSVRLLYSKGGLTMGGVTADALLQATLRMRPDRVLLQELRDDAAWVYLNEVMTGHPGSLTTIHGADAPQAMRRLFNLVKGTPQGAAYGDDTLAAMIGTAVDAIVPLHNDAGTYSIREVWFADDAARRGEVAADLLRAT; translated from the coding sequence ATGCACGCCGCGGCGCAACTGGACTTCGCCCTCGCCCCTGTGGCCGGCGCCCTGGCTGATCCCAGGACGGAGGAACTGTGCGTGAACCGCCCCGGCGAGTTCTGGCTGCGCCAGGGCGGGCGCTTCGAGCGGCACGCCGCCCCCGAGCTGGACTTTGACATGCTGGAAGGCGTGGCGATCCTGGCAGGCGCCCTGCGGAACCAGAACGTCGGCGCCGAGCACCCGCTGTGCTCCACCGACCTGCCCAGCGGCCACCGCCTGCAGGTCGTGCTGCCCCCCGCTGTGCCGCCTACCACCGTGTCGCTGACCTTCCGCCGGCCGAGCGATTCCGTGGCCGCCCTGTCCGATCTGGCCGGACGCTACGACACCTCCCGCTGGAACCGCTGGGACCGCCGCCGCGAGCAACGTCAGGCCGACAGCGCCGGCCTCTTGGAGCTTTTCGATTCGGGCGACGCCGTGGCGTTCTTCCGCGGTTTGGTCCGCGCCCGGCGAAACGTCCTGTTCTGCGGCGCCACGGGCGGCGGCAAGACCACCCTGAGCAAGACGCTCACCTCCGAGATCCCGCGCACCGAGCGCATCCTGACCATTGAGGATGCGCTGGAGCTGGTGGTGCCTCACGGCAACTCCGTCCGCCTGCTCTACTCCAAGGGTGGGCTGACCATGGGCGGCGTCACCGCTGACGCCCTGCTGCAGGCCACCCTGCGGATGCGTCCCGACCGGGTACTGCTGCAGGAGCTGCGCGACGACGCGGCCTGGGTCTATCTTAACGAGGTCATGACCGGGCATCCCGGCAGCCTCACCACCATTCACGGCGCCGACGCGCCGCAGGCCATGCGCCGGCTGTTCAATTTGGTGAAGGGCACCCCGCAGGGCGCCGCCTACGGTGACGACACCCTGGCCGCCATGATCGGGACCGCAGTGGATGCCATCGTGCCCCTGCACAACGACGCCGGCACCTACTCCATCCGCGAGGTCTGGTTCGCTGACGACGCCGCCCGCCGCGGCGAGGTCGCCGCCGATCTGCTGCGCGCCACCTAA
- a CDS encoding TrbI/VirB10 family protein → MSDAVEGGAVASNDPVSPVAGGRRLLTGREKVLIGVGIFAACGLVAMWPSSKPAPEREREQPITEAGRSVPYRPMPEPAVPLTPPPAVVAMPLPATPAALGMPMPNARSAVAFGGGGHQAPNPTPIMSYEDRAAPPAAQPVADGPAGPRAARSRAPATVPSGTAEPDDALSSRLRPSRIAAARATVLRNPELTVPMGTRIACIPEMPIDSTVAGFFSCITPVDVRGSTGTVVLMERGTRIVGEVRSGLARGSRRLFVVMTQALTPGGVQMELNSPGADVMGQAGLDGEIDSHFFERFRGAMLLAFLDTGLQAAATVASNALNNGSGVTFNQFQSGGQRATSQALEADINIPSTLRRNQGEPMTVFVARNLDFSDVYRLVSR, encoded by the coding sequence GTGAGCGACGCCGTGGAAGGGGGCGCCGTCGCCTCCAACGATCCCGTCTCCCCTGTCGCCGGCGGCCGGCGGCTGCTGACAGGTCGGGAGAAGGTGCTGATCGGCGTTGGCATCTTCGCAGCCTGCGGCTTGGTCGCGATGTGGCCCTCGTCCAAGCCGGCCCCGGAGCGCGAGCGCGAGCAGCCGATAACCGAGGCCGGTCGCTCCGTGCCCTACCGGCCGATGCCCGAGCCGGCCGTCCCCCTGACGCCGCCCCCCGCGGTCGTGGCCATGCCGCTCCCGGCCACCCCGGCCGCCCTGGGGATGCCGATGCCGAACGCCCGCAGCGCCGTGGCCTTCGGGGGTGGCGGGCACCAAGCCCCTAACCCCACCCCGATCATGAGCTACGAGGACCGCGCCGCCCCGCCGGCCGCGCAGCCCGTGGCGGACGGCCCGGCCGGGCCCCGGGCCGCTCGGTCCAGGGCGCCTGCTACAGTCCCCAGTGGCACGGCCGAGCCCGACGACGCGCTGTCCTCGCGCCTGCGGCCCTCCCGCATAGCCGCGGCGCGCGCGACCGTGCTGCGGAATCCCGAGCTGACCGTGCCGATGGGCACGCGCATCGCCTGCATCCCCGAGATGCCGATCGACAGCACCGTCGCCGGCTTCTTCTCCTGCATCACCCCCGTGGACGTGCGGGGATCCACCGGGACCGTCGTGTTGATGGAGCGTGGGACACGCATCGTGGGCGAGGTCCGTTCCGGCCTGGCCCGCGGCTCCCGCCGCCTCTTCGTGGTGATGACGCAGGCCCTGACACCCGGCGGTGTGCAGATGGAGCTGAACAGCCCCGGCGCCGACGTAATGGGGCAGGCCGGGCTGGACGGCGAGATCGACAGCCACTTCTTCGAGCGGTTCCGCGGCGCCATGCTGCTCGCCTTCCTCGACACGGGCCTGCAGGCCGCGGCCACCGTCGCCAGCAACGCCCTGAACAACGGCAGCGGCGTCACCTTCAACCAGTTCCAGTCGGGCGGACAGCGTGCCACCAGCCAGGCGTTGGAAGCTGACATCAACATCCCTTCCACCCTGCGCCGGAACCAGGGGGAGCCCATGACCGTGTTCGTCGCGAGGAACCTTGACTTCTCCGACGTATACCGGCTCGTCAGCCGGTGA
- a CDS encoding TrbG/VirB9 family P-type conjugative transfer protein — protein sequence MKRTRFALRLVLAATIALPLAWGAPAAADEAPAPAGRDPRVRVIAYDPQQVVKLYAVPGATLTIQLAPGETVAGLPVSDQTLLDPPEPAGLGTGPLAMAGGPAPSERAGAGRGASTDRNLFTAVRGNFVMIKPLRDLDPQPLFIIGRSTDPTTGREVMRAYTFELSTREGPLTAEAPNTYYLVRFTYPAEERAAAAAAAEVRRQASAAAAAARRKEREERQARERLVLASTNPTTPGVMNWNYDGQGDRELAPAEVWDDGQSTFLRFPGNRRMPAIFSVLADGREAAVNYSANTSGLITVHQTGPALRLRDGGLVLCILNRAFDASGRNPGTGTTSPDVVREIRR from the coding sequence ATGAAACGCACCCGTTTCGCCCTGCGGCTGGTCCTGGCCGCGACCATCGCCCTGCCGCTGGCCTGGGGCGCCCCGGCCGCCGCGGACGAGGCCCCAGCCCCGGCCGGGCGCGACCCCCGCGTGCGGGTGATCGCCTACGACCCGCAGCAGGTGGTCAAGCTCTACGCCGTTCCCGGCGCGACGCTCACCATCCAGCTCGCCCCCGGCGAGACGGTGGCCGGCCTGCCGGTGTCGGATCAGACGCTCCTGGACCCGCCCGAGCCCGCCGGCCTCGGCACCGGCCCGCTCGCCATGGCTGGAGGCCCCGCGCCCTCAGAGCGGGCCGGAGCTGGCCGTGGCGCCTCCACCGACCGGAACCTGTTCACCGCCGTTCGCGGCAACTTCGTGATGATCAAGCCCCTGCGGGATCTCGACCCGCAGCCGCTCTTCATCATTGGCCGCAGCACCGACCCGACCACCGGGCGCGAGGTCATGCGGGCCTATACCTTCGAACTCTCCACCCGCGAGGGACCGCTGACCGCGGAGGCGCCGAATACCTACTACCTCGTGCGCTTCACCTACCCGGCCGAGGAGCGCGCCGCTGCGGCGGCCGCGGCCGAAGTCCGGCGCCAGGCTAGCGCCGCCGCTGCTGCGGCCCGCCGCAAGGAGCGGGAGGAACGTCAGGCGCGCGAGCGCCTGGTGCTCGCCAGCACCAACCCCACGACGCCCGGGGTGATGAACTGGAACTACGATGGTCAAGGCGACCGCGAGCTGGCGCCGGCCGAGGTGTGGGACGACGGGCAATCCACCTTCCTGCGCTTCCCGGGTAATCGCCGCATGCCCGCGATCTTCTCCGTCCTCGCGGACGGGCGCGAGGCGGCCGTGAACTACTCAGCCAACACATCTGGACTCATCACCGTCCACCAGACCGGCCCGGCCCTGCGGCTGCGCGATGGCGGCCTGGTGCTGTGCATCCTCAACCGGGCGTTCGATGCCAGCGGCCGTAATCCCGGCACCGGCACCACCAGCCCCGACGTGGTGCGGGAGATCAGGCGGTGA